A stretch of Desulfomonilaceae bacterium DNA encodes these proteins:
- a CDS encoding response regulator, whose protein sequence is MAKKILVIDDEPDVLVFLGTLLRKNGYEVCEAEDGVQGLKMVIDEKPDLVCLDLLMPEKTGIKMYREMRKDDKLKEVPVIMVTGFSTSPIGYMDFKKFIHHRSIPAPEGYIEKPVNRDEFLKAVKEVLGE, encoded by the coding sequence ATGGCGAAAAAAATTCTAGTAATAGACGACGAGCCGGACGTTCTGGTTTTTCTCGGAACTCTACTAAGGAAAAACGGCTATGAAGTCTGTGAAGCTGAAGACGGGGTACAGGGACTCAAAATGGTTATCGACGAGAAACCCGACCTGGTATGCCTCGACCTGCTAATGCCCGAAAAGACGGGAATAAAAATGTATCGAGAGATGCGGAAAGACGACAAACTCAAAGAGGTGCCGGTAATAATGGTGACGGGTTTTTCTACTTCACCCATCGGATACATGGATTTCAAAAAATTCATACACCACCGGTCCATTCCAGCCCCTGAGGGATATATAGAAAAACCGGTAAACAGAGATGAATTTCTCAAGGCCGTCAAGGAAGTCCTGGGTGAGTGA
- a CDS encoding sigma 54-interacting transcriptional regulator, whose amino-acid sequence MENDQLLQSILNSISEGVMTLDKDWRIVSWNRAAEQITGYFKEEVIGTECARIFRSPLCIENCPVDRALSCGHPYQNVEVVIRNKRKEVVHLLVNASPLYSMDGKIIGGIETFRDVSTSYWMQEELQSHYGYNNIVGKSESMYKVYEALDSLMNTDTTVLIQGESGTGKELIARALHYCGPRKDKSFVAINCSALPEGVLETELFGHVKGAFTGAIRSHVGKFELANGGTLFLDEIGEISQAIQVKLLRVLEEREIQRVGDNRSIKIDIRLITATNKDLYKKVMANTFRDDLYYRLSVFPLHLPPLRDRIEDIPFLVSHFITKFNKQMGKSMQGIADGVLEILEAYPWPGNVRELANAIEYSFVHSKTSFIHPADLPARLLNQSMKAPEKSGKTSLNLNAVERQLIIKALEAAEWKKSLAASQLGMSRATLWRKMEKYGIGQ is encoded by the coding sequence ATGGAAAACGACCAGCTACTCCAGTCGATTCTCAACAGCATTTCCGAAGGTGTAATGACTTTGGACAAAGACTGGAGGATCGTTTCGTGGAACCGCGCCGCCGAACAGATCACGGGTTACTTCAAGGAGGAGGTGATAGGTACAGAGTGCGCGCGGATTTTTAGAAGCCCTCTGTGTATTGAGAACTGTCCGGTGGATCGCGCTCTATCCTGTGGACATCCATACCAGAATGTTGAGGTGGTAATCCGAAACAAGCGCAAGGAGGTTGTCCACCTGCTGGTAAACGCCAGTCCACTCTACTCAATGGACGGCAAGATAATCGGAGGTATAGAGACCTTCAGGGATGTGTCAACAAGCTACTGGATGCAGGAGGAACTTCAGAGTCATTACGGTTACAATAACATAGTCGGGAAGAGCGAGAGTATGTACAAGGTCTATGAAGCCCTTGACTCGCTGATGAACACCGACACGACTGTACTTATCCAGGGAGAATCCGGAACCGGTAAAGAGTTGATAGCTCGTGCGCTGCACTATTGTGGACCACGTAAAGATAAATCTTTTGTGGCCATAAATTGTTCAGCTCTGCCGGAGGGTGTTCTCGAAACTGAACTGTTCGGCCATGTCAAAGGGGCCTTTACCGGGGCTATCAGAAGCCATGTGGGCAAATTTGAACTGGCCAATGGCGGCACGCTGTTCTTGGATGAGATAGGCGAAATAAGCCAGGCAATTCAGGTGAAACTGCTGAGAGTTCTTGAAGAAAGAGAAATCCAAAGAGTAGGAGATAATCGAAGCATTAAAATTGATATCAGACTAATTACCGCTACCAACAAGGATCTATACAAAAAAGTGATGGCAAACACATTCAGAGACGATCTCTACTATCGACTGAGCGTCTTTCCCTTACATCTGCCGCCTCTTAGAGATCGTATAGAAGATATTCCTTTTCTGGTGAGCCATTTCATCACAAAATTCAACAAACAAATGGGAAAAAGCATGCAAGGCATCGCCGACGGTGTGTTGGAAATTCTGGAGGCTTATCCCTGGCCAGGCAACGTGAGAGAACTTGCGAACGCTATAGAGTACTCATTTGTGCATTCCAAGACTTCTTTCATACATCCAGCGGATCTACCAGCAAGACTGCTTAACCAATCCATGAAGGCTCCCGAGAAATCCGGTAAGACATCCCTGAACCTGAATGCCGTGGAGAGACAACTAATTATCAAAGCTTTGGAAGCGGCTGAATGGAAAAAGAGCCTTGCGGCCTCCCAACTTGGTATGAGTCGAGCCACTCTGTGGAGAAAAATGGAAAAATATGGGATTGGTCAGTGA
- the hslU gene encoding ATP-dependent protease ATPase subunit HslU, which yields METLTPRQIVQELDKYIIGQDNAKRMVAIALRNRWRRRQVPEDLRDEIAPKNIIMIGPTGVGKTEIARRLAKLAESPFLKVEASKFTEVGYVGRDVESMIRDLMEIGINMVKIDEYEALRPKAEEQAEERLLDIFLPARQPRKLRRAPAGALTRDDEEEVDVTQRTREKFRKLLKNGKLDDREVEIETQNSSLPVVEIFSPGGMEEMDINIKDMMSNFFPGKTKRRRVKVPDALRSLIQEELSKLLDNEKVVKTAKERVEQTGIVFVDELDKIAGSHSSSHGPDVSREGVQRDLLPIIEGSNVNTKHGVIKTDHILFIAAGAFHVSKPSDLIPEIQGRFPLRAELSPLTKEDFVRILTEPKNALVKQYEELLKTESVTLEFKRESIEEIAALAEEVNERAENIGARRLHTIMEKLLEEISFEAPELDGATIPITREMVQDRLKDIVKSDDLSRYIL from the coding sequence ATGGAAACACTCACGCCAAGACAGATAGTCCAGGAACTTGACAAGTACATCATAGGTCAAGACAACGCCAAACGCATGGTAGCCATAGCCCTCAGAAACAGGTGGCGCAGGCGACAGGTTCCTGAGGACCTTCGAGACGAAATAGCGCCGAAAAACATCATCATGATAGGGCCAACCGGCGTAGGCAAGACTGAAATAGCCCGTAGACTCGCCAAGCTGGCAGAGTCACCATTCCTGAAGGTTGAAGCTTCGAAGTTTACAGAAGTCGGCTATGTGGGACGGGATGTTGAATCTATGATACGCGACCTTATGGAGATTGGTATCAACATGGTCAAGATTGACGAATATGAAGCCCTGCGTCCAAAGGCTGAGGAGCAAGCTGAAGAGAGGCTTCTCGACATATTCCTGCCGGCCAGACAGCCTCGAAAATTGAGGCGAGCGCCTGCAGGAGCGTTAACGAGAGACGATGAGGAGGAGGTAGACGTTACCCAGAGGACTCGTGAAAAGTTCCGAAAGCTACTGAAAAACGGCAAGCTTGACGACCGAGAAGTCGAAATTGAAACCCAGAACAGTTCTCTGCCTGTGGTTGAGATCTTCTCGCCTGGGGGAATGGAAGAAATGGACATCAATATCAAGGACATGATGTCAAATTTCTTCCCCGGAAAAACGAAACGTAGGCGGGTCAAGGTTCCCGACGCTCTCAGGTCTTTAATTCAAGAGGAACTTAGCAAACTTCTGGATAACGAAAAAGTGGTCAAGACAGCCAAAGAAAGAGTCGAACAGACAGGGATAGTTTTTGTGGATGAGTTGGACAAAATAGCAGGGTCTCACTCCTCATCTCATGGCCCCGATGTTTCCAGAGAGGGAGTTCAACGTGACCTCCTACCAATAATCGAGGGTAGTAATGTAAACACAAAGCATGGCGTAATTAAAACCGACCATATACTCTTTATTGCGGCCGGAGCGTTTCACGTGTCCAAGCCTTCGGACCTCATCCCGGAAATCCAGGGACGTTTTCCCTTAAGAGCCGAGCTATCTCCCCTCACAAAGGAAGACTTCGTTCGCATTCTCACAGAACCTAAGAACGCTCTGGTCAAGCAGTACGAGGAACTCCTGAAAACTGAGAGCGTTACACTGGAGTTTAAGCGAGAATCCATTGAAGAAATAGCAGCCCTTGCCGAGGAGGTTAACGAACGGGCCGAAAACATAGGGGCAAGAAGGCTTCACACAATCATGGAAAAACTGCTTGAAGAAATATCATTCGAAGCCCCCGAGCTTGATGGAGCCACAATCCCAATAACGCGTGAAATGGTCCAGGACCGACTCAAGGACATAGTCAAGAGTGACGATCTAAGTCGTTACATTCTATGA
- the hslV gene encoding ATP-dependent protease subunit HslV encodes MKIVTRSTTVLCVRRGEKVVMAGDGQVSLGETVVKSSARKVRSIGKQKSALAGFAGSTADALTLLEKFEQTLEKYSNNLARSAVELAKDWRTDRALRRLEALLIVADKEQTLLLSGNGDVVEPDDGVIAIGSGGNYALAAARALMRHTDMELIDVAKAAMLIAAEICVFTNENLIIESI; translated from the coding sequence ATGAAAATAGTCACGCGGTCGACTACGGTGCTTTGCGTCCGGCGCGGGGAAAAGGTCGTAATGGCGGGAGATGGACAGGTTTCTTTAGGTGAGACGGTAGTGAAGAGTTCAGCACGGAAAGTCAGGTCAATAGGCAAACAGAAGAGCGCACTGGCCGGGTTCGCAGGATCCACGGCGGACGCTTTGACGCTGCTCGAAAAGTTCGAACAGACCCTCGAGAAATATTCGAACAATCTGGCCAGATCCGCCGTAGAATTGGCCAAAGACTGGCGAACCGACCGGGCCTTGAGGCGTCTTGAAGCTTTGCTGATCGTAGCGGACAAAGAACAGACACTGTTGCTTTCAGGCAACGGAGATGTGGTAGAGCCTGATGATGGGGTAATAGCGATAGGATCCGGGGGAAACTACGCGTTGGCGGCCGCGCGGGCCCTTATGCGCCATACGGATATGGAATTGATAGATGTAGCGAAAGCCGCAATGTTGATCGCCGCCGAAATATGTGTTTTTACCAATGAAAATTTGATAATTGAATCGATTTGA
- a CDS encoding tyrosine-type recombinase/integrase codes for MDFQAAVINFHRFIETEKAQSKETLRAYMSDVEDFRLYLERSGNISLLRDVEEILPAHVRGFIASRFTKLKKTSIGRKLAGLKTFFRFLAREGVVKTNPAVSLRAPKQDKPLPRALSVDDLDRFFSRNETALSRDIALFELMYSAGLRISELTSLQIQDIDLDNGWARVIGKGSKERYCPVGEKAVQAVRTYLPAREIILNAHPRSPGNKALFLNNRGGALSARHVRRIMKAFLDSANLGRDASPHALRHSFATHLLLGGADLRSIQEMLGHSSLSTTQRYTKVDLGKLMEVYDKAHPRSGLRGSKV; via the coding sequence TTGGATTTTCAGGCGGCAGTCATAAACTTTCATAGATTCATTGAAACTGAAAAGGCTCAATCCAAAGAAACCTTGCGCGCTTACATGTCGGATGTCGAAGATTTCAGACTCTATCTTGAAAGATCGGGAAATATCTCACTACTTCGAGACGTCGAGGAAATACTTCCAGCCCATGTCCGAGGCTTCATCGCCAGTCGTTTTACAAAACTCAAAAAGACGTCCATCGGTCGAAAACTGGCGGGTTTGAAGACTTTTTTCAGATTTCTGGCCAGAGAGGGAGTTGTAAAAACCAATCCTGCAGTTTCATTACGTGCTCCAAAGCAGGACAAACCGCTTCCTCGAGCGTTAAGCGTGGATGATCTGGACAGGTTTTTCTCAAGGAATGAGACCGCCCTGAGCCGAGATATTGCGCTCTTTGAGCTTATGTATTCAGCCGGTTTGAGAATTAGCGAACTCACTTCATTACAGATCCAGGACATAGACCTGGATAATGGGTGGGCGCGAGTTATTGGAAAAGGTTCCAAGGAGAGATACTGCCCGGTTGGGGAAAAAGCTGTCCAAGCCGTAAGAACATATCTACCGGCGAGAGAAATAATTCTGAACGCTCATCCTCGCAGCCCAGGAAATAAGGCTCTTTTCCTTAACAACAGAGGTGGAGCGCTTTCCGCCAGACACGTCAGACGCATCATGAAGGCGTTTCTGGACTCCGCCAATCTAGGTAGAGACGCCTCGCCTCACGCGTTGAGGCACTCGTTCGCGACTCATTTGCTCCTGGGCGGCGCGGACCTGCGGTCCATCCAGGAGATGCTCGGCCACTCCAGTCTCTCTACTACTCAGCGTTATACCAAGGTTGACCTCGGCAAACTTATGGAAGTTTACGACAAAGCTCACCCAAGAAGTGGATTAAGGGGTTCTAAGGTTTGA
- a CDS encoding TIGR00730 family Rossman fold protein, which produces MDNKQYVIDDFSIRESWRIFRIISEFVDGFETLSEIYPAVSVFGSASIRENDPVYELGRTTGRLLAENGFAVITGGGPGAMEAANRGAMEAGGKSIGLNIQLPREQSSNPYTNVHLNFRYFFVRKVMFVKYAMAYVILPGGFGTMDELFESLTLIQTHRIKPFPVIMLGKDYWKDLVSWIKKTMLGKNRMICPDDLDLFQITDDPEAAVAAIKRIVIM; this is translated from the coding sequence ATGGATAATAAACAATATGTTATTGACGACTTCAGCATCCGTGAGAGCTGGCGTATTTTCAGGATTATCTCCGAGTTTGTCGATGGATTCGAGACACTTTCCGAAATATATCCGGCTGTGTCGGTTTTCGGATCAGCGTCTATCCGCGAAAACGATCCTGTTTATGAACTGGGCAGGACAACAGGTCGCCTCCTGGCTGAAAACGGATTCGCTGTGATAACGGGTGGCGGTCCCGGAGCCATGGAAGCCGCCAACAGGGGCGCTATGGAAGCTGGGGGTAAATCAATAGGCCTGAATATTCAGCTTCCGAGAGAACAGTCATCTAACCCATATACCAACGTCCATCTCAATTTCAGATATTTCTTTGTACGCAAGGTGATGTTTGTGAAATACGCCATGGCTTACGTCATACTGCCAGGCGGTTTTGGGACGATGGATGAGCTGTTTGAGTCTTTGACACTGATTCAGACCCATCGAATTAAACCTTTCCCTGTTATCATGCTGGGAAAGGACTATTGGAAGGACCTGGTGTCGTGGATTAAGAAAACCATGCTTGGGAAAAATCGCATGATATGCCCGGATGACCTCGACCTGTTTCAGATAACCGACGATCCTGAAGCCGCTGTGGCGGCTATCAAACGGATAGTCATAATGTAA